One window from the genome of Cryptomeria japonica chromosome 6, Sugi_1.0, whole genome shotgun sequence encodes:
- the LOC131856144 gene encoding WAT1-related protein At1g21890-like, which yields MEEYKIYIGQILVQAGLAGMYIIVRIAFDNGMNRYVYLAYRQAVATLVMAPIAYFLERNERPPLTCTIFWQIFLLALAGISVSQNLFFIGLAYTSATFVAAISNLLPIFTSVMTIAFRYEKVDIRTKRGQAKIIGTVICVGGAMIMTLYKGSTIVLTKTLLLKLSTWFLGAASLFVCLLFLSAYLTLQVPVLKEYPAKKSFLALVFLLATLQSTVMALIFEPNISSWKINWDMDLLSIVYSALLGSVFTFFVQTYSIKEKGPIFPALFYPLSTIIVAVMELTIFHSNLHLGSVVGGVLTIAGLYIALWGKGNDKEETKPLEETRPFEDGVEDGCTNSIEDCTVEIQQPLLKI from the exons ATGGAAGAATACAAAATCTATATAGGTCAAATTTTAGTTCAGGCTGGACTTGCAGGCATGTATATCATAGTTAGAATTGCTTTTGACAATGGGATGAACCGTTACGTATATCTAGCTTATAGACAAGCTGTTGCTACGCTTGTAATGGCACCTATTGCTTATTTTTTAGAAAG AAACGAGCGTCCCCCACTGACTTGTACTATATTCTGGCAGATCTTTCTTCTTGCACTTGCTGG GATTAGTGTGAGCCAGAATCTATTTTTCATCGGCTTGGCATACACTTCGGCCACCTTTGTAGCTGCAATCTCAAACCTTCTTCCTATTTTCACATCTGTGATGACCATTGCTTTTCG ATACGAGAAAGTTGACATCAGAACTAAGCGTGGACAAGCAAAAATTATAGGGACTGTTATATGTGTGGGAGGGGCTATGATTATGACATTATACAAAGGCTCTACGATTGTTCTTACTAAGACGCTTCTCCTAAAACTGAGTACATGGTTTCTGGGTGCAGCGTCCTTGTTCGTTTGCTTGCTTTTTTTGTCGGCATACCTTACTTTGCAG GTCCCAGTTTTGAAGGAGTATCCCGCTAAAAAATCATTCCTAGCATTGGTATTCTTATTAGCCACACTCCAGAGCACAGTAATGGCCTTAATATTTGAGCCAAACATCTCTTCCTGGAAAATAAACTGGGACATGGACCTTCTCAGCATTGTATATTCG GCACTATTGGGTTCAGTATTTACATTCTTTGTGCAAACCTACAGTATCAAGGAAAAAGGACCTATCTTTCCAGCACTCTTCTATCCATTATCTACAATTATAGTTGCAGTCATGGAGCTGACTATCTTTCATTCGAACCTTCATCTGGGAAG CGTGGTAGGGGGAGTTTTGACAATTGCAGGACTTTACATTGCCCTGTGGGGAAAAGGAAATGATAAAGAAGAAACAAAGCCATTAGAAGAAACAAGGCCATTTGAAGATGGGGTGGAAGATGGATGCACTAACAGCATTGAAGATTGTACAGTTGAAATTCAGCAGCCTCtgttaaagatatga